The Metarhizium brunneum chromosome 3, complete sequence DNA window CTTGGAGGAGCTGTCAACTCACCACACTGGGGTAAGTTCTGGTTGGCAACTTTGGGTGTGGTAAGCTGGGACATTGTCAATCCTGTCCCGCCCGAGATTTGGCTGCTTCCAGATTGGGTGCCCATTGCAccatggagatggtggaTTCATATCCGAATGGTTTTCCTGCCAATGGGATACATCTACTCAAAGAGATGGAGCTGTGAGGAGACGGATGTAATCCGTGGTTTGAAGGAGGAGTTGTTTACGCAGCCCCATGCCGAAATTAACTGGGCTGCGCACCGAAACAGCATTGCACCTGGTGACAACTACCACCCAAAATCGTCTCTGCTCAACACTATGAATTGGTTCATTGTCAATGTCTGGAACCCATACCTGCGTCCCAACTTCATCAAGGAGCGAGCCGAACAGTGGGTTAGCCAGCAGGTAGACATGGAAGATGCCAACACGGGATACGCCGATCTTGCGCCTGTAAACGCGCCTATGAACACGATTGTATGCTATATTCGAGATGGGCCTGATGCTTTCAGCACAAAACGACATATTGAACGCTTGGATGAGTATCTGTGGGTCAAGGATGAGGGCATGCTCTGCAACGGCACCAACGGCGTCCAATGCTGGGATACCGCCTTTTTGATCCAGGGCGTCTTTGAGGCGGGCCTGCAAAATGACGAGCGATGGCGCCCAATGTTAACCGGCGCCCTCGAGTATTTGGAACGTCAACAGATACGCGAAAACTGCGTCGATCAAGAGAAATGCTATCGACAACCACGGAAGGGAGGCTGGCCCTTTAGCAACAGAGACCAAGGCTATGGTGTCAGTGATTGTATTTCCGAGGCCTTGAAAGCCATTATCCTGCTTCAAAAAGTCGGCGGATTCCCAGCAGTGCTGGAAGACCAGCGCATTTTTGACGCAGTCGACACGCTGTTGCTGTACCAGAATGACAATGGGGCTTTATCATCGTATGAGGCCCGACGAGCCGGCGAGTACATGGAAATGTTCAATGCTGCCGAGGTGTTTGGCAGGATCATGATCGAGTATGACTATCCCGAATGCACTACAGCGTGCGTCACTGCGCTTTCATTGTTCAGTAAGCATTGGCCAGATTACCGAAGCAAAGAAATCAAAATTTTCATCAACAGGGCAACCAACTGGATCAAAACAAATCAGCGTGTTGACGGTAGCTGGTATGGTAGCTGGGGCATCTGCTTCACCTATGCAACCATGTTTGCACTGGAAAGCATGGCCAGTATTGGCGAGACATACTCTAATAGCAAGATTTCTCGGCGCGGCTGCGACTTTCTTATTTCCAAACAGAGAGAGGATGGCGGCTGGTCTGAAAGCTACAAGGTGCGTAACAAGCGGCTCAACCATGGAAAAAGTGTAATGCTGACTGCGGATAGGCTTGCGAAACGATGGAGTACCATGAACACCCCATGGGTTCCTTGGTGGTCCAAACTGCATTCGCGTTGATTGGCTTACTTGAAGCTGATTACCCTCATATCGAGCCATTAAAGAAGGGCATCAAATTGCTCATGGAACGACAGCAAGAAAACGGGGAATGGCTCCAGGAAGCCATCGAGGGCGTTTTCAACAAGTCATGCATGATTTCGTACCCCAACTACAAGTTTACGTTTACGCTGAAGGCGTTGGGATTGTTTGCGAAAAAATATCCTGACGTTAAGGTGGAATTATAATGGCTGGCTCAGAAAACTAGCTACTTAATGCGATAATATTAATACGAATACTCTGTCAAGTCCTGTTTGGGTTTG harbors:
- the ERG7_0 gene encoding Lanosterol synthase, whose translation is MATASGRDIGSAKSRKRTSDSELGFPEKPKIEAKTDPTRWRIKDDDSRHTWHYLTTKKAAEEWPQSYAEKYYLGLPLDLPALPKPETPLDSAKNALEFFQKLQLPSGHWGCEYGGPMFLLAGIVVAWYVTKTPIPSAYATAIKDYLAARAHPEDGGWGLHIEGESTVFGITLNYTVLRLVGVDPEDPLMVKARGTLHKLGGAVNSPHWGKFWLATLGVVSWDIVNPVPPEIWLLPDWVPIAPWRWWIHIRMVFLPMGYIYSKRWSCEETDVIRGLKEELFTQPHAEINWAAHRNSIAPGDNYHPKSSLLNTMNWFIVNVWNPYLRPNFIKERAEQWVSQQVDMEDANTGYADLAPVNAPMNTIVCYIRDGPDAFSTKRHIERLDEYLWVKDEGMLCNGTNGVQCWDTAFLIQGVFEAGLQNDERWRPMLTGALEYLERQQIRENCVDQEKCYRQPRKGGWPFSNRDQGYGVSDCISEALKAIILLQKVGGFPAVLEDQRIFDAVDTLLLYQNDNGALSSYEARRAGEYMEMFNAAEVFGRIMIEYDYPECTTACVTALSLFSKHWPDYRSKEIKIFINRATNWIKTNQRVDGSWYGSWGICFTYATMFALESMASIGETYSNSKISRRGCDFLISKQREDGGWSESYKACETMEYHEHPMGSLVVQTAFALIGLLEADYPHIEPLKKGIKLLMERQQENGEWLQEAIEGVFNKSCMISYPNYKFTFTLKALGLFAKKYPDVKVEL